In the genome of Triticum urartu cultivar G1812 chromosome 5, Tu2.1, whole genome shotgun sequence, one region contains:
- the LOC125506428 gene encoding berberine bridge enzyme-like Cyn d 4, producing MSMLMPRVSGCLARAFFVSFFFFSCSVASPSPDGDGFLQCLRPKNVPSELVYTQTSSSFTDVLASSIRNGKFFTNATARPLCIVTPRDASHVQAAVLCGRGQGVRLRVRSGGHDYEGLSYRSARPSSEAFAVVDLGANLRAVRVNRLQSTAWVDSGATIGELYYAIAKNDSRLAFPAGECPTIGVGGHLSGGGVGMMMRKHGLSSDKVLDATLVNADGELLDRAGMGEDLFWAIRGGGGGNFGIVLSWKVQLVQVPSTVVAFNIAKTVEQGAVDVLTRWQDVAPCLPSDITLRAIVRGRQAMFQALYLGGCGSLVAMMDDQFPELGMTSADCQPMSWAQSAATPFLSFGRNGTLEEALLNRTTGLSRSNKGKSDYVRRAIPKAAWEDIFPWFAKAGAGFILLEPHGGFMGGVPAAATPYPHRNGVLYVMQYIVTWPQEGGDGGTAATAWIQGLYELMGRHVSKNPRRAYVNFRDLDVGQNDEAGTFEGGEAWGERYFVGNYRRLAAVKAAVDPTNYFRNEQSIPPLH from the coding sequence ATGAGTATGCTGATGCCCAGAGTCAGCGGCTGCTTAGCACGCGCCTTCTTTGtgagcttcttcttcttctcatgcTCTGTTGCTTCCCCGTCCCCTGATGGTGATGGCTTCCTGCAATGCCTACGGCCCAAGAATGTGCCCAGCGAGCTCGTGTACACGCAGACCTCCAGCAGCTTCACCGACGTGCTGGCCTCCTCCATCAGGAACGGCAAGTTCTTCACCAACGCCACGGCGAGGCCGCTCTGCATCGTCACGCCCCGAGACGCCTCCCACGTCCAGGCCGCCGTGCTCTGCGGCCGCGGCCAGGGCGTGCGCCTACGCGTGCGCAGCGGCGGGCACGACTACGAGGGCCTGTCCTACCGTTCGGCGCGGCCTTCTTCCGAGGCGTTCGCGGTGGTCGACCTCGGCGCCAACCTCCGGGCCGTGCGCGTCAACCGGCTCCAGTCCACGGCCTGGGTCGACTCGGGCGCCACCATCGGGGAGCTCTACTACGCCATCGCCAAGAACGACTCCCGGCTCGCGTTCCCGGCCGGCGAGTGCCCGACCATCGGCGTGGGCGGCCACTTgagcggcggcggcgtcggcatGATGATGCGCAAGCACGGCCTCTCCAGCGACAAGGTGCTCGACGCCACGCTGGTCAACGCCGACGGCGAGCTCCTGGACAGGGCCGGCATGGGGGAGGACCTCTTCTGGGCCatccggggcggcggcggcggcaacttCGGCATCGTGCTCTCGTGGAAGGTCCAGCTCGTGCAGGTCCCGTCGACGGTGGTGGCGTTCAACATCGCCAAGACGGTGGAGCAGGGCGCCGTGGACGTCCTCACCAGATGGCAGGACGTGGCGCCGTGTCTACCCAGCGACATCACCCTAAGGGCGATCGTGCGGGGGCGGCAGGCCATGTTCCAGGCCCTGTACCTCGGCGGGTGCGGCTCGCTGGTGGCCATGATGGACGACCAGTTCCCGGAGCTGGGCATGACGAGCGCCGACTGCCAGCCGATGAGCTGGGCGCAGTCGGCGGCCACGCCGTTCCTGAGCTTCGGCAGGAACGGCACGCTGGAGGAGGCGCTCCTGAACAGGACCACCGGGCTGAGCAGGTCCAACAAGGGCAAGTCGGACTACGTCCGGCGCGCCATCCCCAAGGCGGCGTGGGAGGACATCTTCCCCTGGTTCGCCAAGGCCGGCGCCGGGTTCATCCTGCTGGAGCCCCACGGCGGGTTCATGGGCGGCGTCCCCGCCGCCGCGACGCCGTACCCGCACCGGAACGGCGTGCTGTACGTGATGCAGTACATCGTGACGTGGCCGCAGGAGGGCGGGGACGGCGGCACGGCGGCGACGGCATGGATCCAGGGCCTGTACGAGTTGATGGGGCGGCACGTGAGCAAGAACCCTCGGCGGGCGTACGTCAACTTCCGGGACCTGGACGTCGGGCAGAACGACGAGGCCGGCACGTTCGAGGGCGGCGAGGCCTGGGGCGAGCGCTACTTCGTGGGCAACTACCGGCGGCTGGCGGCGGTGAAGGCGGCCGTGGATCCCACCAACTACTTCAGGAACGAGCAGAGCATCCCGCCGTTGCATTGA